A section of the Mycolicibacterium anyangense genome encodes:
- a CDS encoding CGNR zinc finger domain-containing protein, producing the protein MLFSHDTELTLRAACALVNSDRSDGEQLGDQQALDAYLTSWGWTGRRDHDDAELGSVHTLRARLGRIWATAGDEVRAVGQINALLSDTHASPWLTRHPEMPDWHLHLASIHDPLAQRMGAEMAMALADLVRSGELRRLKICAASDCDAVLLDLSRNRSRMFCDTGNCGNRQHVAAYRERRSKES; encoded by the coding sequence ATGCTTTTCAGTCATGACACCGAACTCACGTTGCGTGCTGCCTGTGCGCTGGTCAACAGCGATCGCAGCGACGGTGAACAGTTGGGCGACCAGCAGGCGCTGGACGCCTACCTGACCAGTTGGGGGTGGACCGGGCGGCGTGACCACGACGACGCCGAGCTGGGCTCGGTGCACACCCTTCGAGCGCGGCTGGGCCGGATCTGGGCGACCGCTGGTGACGAGGTGCGGGCGGTGGGCCAGATCAACGCCCTGCTCTCGGACACCCACGCCTCGCCGTGGCTGACCCGCCACCCGGAGATGCCCGATTGGCACCTGCACCTGGCCTCGATCCATGATCCGCTGGCGCAGCGGATGGGTGCCGAGATGGCCATGGCATTGGCGGACCTGGTGCGTTCCGGCGAGTTGCGGCGGCTGAAGATCTGCGCGGCATCCGACTGTGACGCGGTGCTGCTGGACCTGTCCCGCAACCGGTCCCGGATGTTCTGCGACACCGGCAACTGCGGAAACCGTCAGCACGTGGCGGCCTACCGGGAACGGCGGTCCAAGGAAAGCTAG
- a CDS encoding EamA family transporter, producing the protein MSTMVRGHDHFRLGLLFAVGSAFTFGMSGPFAKALMGAGWTPTAAVTARLAGGALVMAIFATIVKPDWIREARDHIRVVVAYGLIPIAGAQLCYYNAVSHLSVGVALLLEYTAPILVVGWIWGTTRRRPRTLTLAGVGLAVAGIMLVLNVFSGNAHINAVGVAWGLAAAICAACYFMMSDQVSADGNGLSSITLSAAGLVVGTVAVAGLGLTGIMPLTFTTNDAVVAGLTVPWWVPVGMLAVVATAIAYTLGISGVARLRPSFASLVGLGEVLFAVLCAWVLLGESVSVTQGLGGLVVLLGLALARQGDRSAEITAATWPDAGPLEEIAAGART; encoded by the coding sequence ATGTCGACCATGGTGCGCGGTCACGACCACTTCCGGCTCGGTTTGCTGTTCGCAGTCGGGTCGGCGTTCACCTTCGGAATGTCCGGGCCCTTCGCCAAAGCACTGATGGGCGCCGGATGGACGCCCACCGCCGCCGTCACCGCCCGCCTCGCCGGCGGGGCCCTCGTGATGGCCATCTTCGCCACCATCGTCAAACCGGACTGGATCCGCGAAGCCCGTGACCACATCCGCGTCGTCGTCGCCTACGGGCTGATCCCGATCGCCGGTGCCCAGCTGTGCTACTACAACGCCGTCTCGCACCTGTCGGTCGGCGTTGCTCTCCTGCTGGAGTACACCGCCCCGATCCTGGTCGTCGGCTGGATCTGGGGCACCACCCGCCGGCGGCCCCGCACGCTGACCCTGGCCGGGGTCGGGCTGGCGGTCGCGGGCATCATGCTGGTCCTCAACGTCTTCAGCGGGAATGCCCACATCAACGCCGTCGGCGTGGCGTGGGGACTGGCCGCGGCGATCTGCGCCGCCTGCTACTTCATGATGTCCGACCAGGTCAGCGCCGACGGCAACGGACTGAGCTCGATCACGCTGTCCGCGGCCGGACTGGTGGTCGGCACCGTCGCGGTCGCGGGCCTGGGCCTGACCGGCATCATGCCGTTGACCTTCACCACCAACGACGCCGTCGTGGCCGGACTGACCGTGCCGTGGTGGGTGCCGGTCGGCATGCTCGCCGTGGTCGCCACGGCGATCGCCTACACCCTGGGCATCAGCGGGGTGGCCCGGCTGCGTCCGAGCTTCGCATCACTGGTGGGCCTCGGCGAGGTGCTGTTCGCGGTGTTGTGCGCCTGGGTGCTGCTCGGCGAGTCGGTCAGCGTGACCCAGGGCCTGGGCGGGCTGGTGGTGCTGCTGGGCTTGGCGTTGGCCCGCCAGGGCGACCGCAGCGCCGAGATCACCGCGGCGACCTGGCCCGATGCCGGTCCGCTCGAGGAGATCGCGGCCGGCGCCCGTACCTAA
- a CDS encoding cutinase family protein: MTFSPVLRAAAVTALVTASALVSPVLPAAHADGCRDIQVVFARGTSEPPGIGRVGQAFVDSLRSKVRNRSIGVYAVNYPASYDFLAAADGANDASAFIQNVVNTCPDTKLVLGGYSQGAAIIDVITSVPFPAVGFNNPLPPEVPDHVAALAVFGNPTTKVGLPLTSSPVYGPKAIDLCSVGDPVCSDGNDVPAHSNYSQVGMTSQAASFVAGLL; this comes from the coding sequence GTGACGTTCTCCCCAGTCCTGCGTGCCGCCGCGGTCACCGCCCTGGTGACGGCAAGCGCCCTCGTCAGTCCGGTTCTGCCGGCAGCCCACGCCGACGGCTGCCGCGACATCCAAGTGGTGTTCGCCCGTGGAACCAGCGAGCCGCCGGGCATCGGACGGGTCGGTCAAGCGTTTGTCGACTCGCTGCGTAGCAAGGTACGGAACCGGTCGATCGGCGTCTACGCCGTCAACTATCCGGCCAGCTACGACTTTCTGGCGGCCGCCGACGGCGCCAACGACGCCAGCGCGTTCATTCAGAACGTGGTGAACACCTGCCCCGACACCAAGCTGGTCCTGGGCGGCTACTCGCAGGGTGCGGCCATCATCGACGTGATCACCTCGGTCCCGTTCCCCGCCGTCGGGTTCAACAACCCGCTGCCACCCGAGGTGCCCGACCACGTCGCCGCGCTGGCCGTGTTCGGCAACCCGACCACCAAGGTGGGGCTGCCGCTGACCTCCAGCCCGGTGTACGGCCCGAAGGCCATCGACCTGTGCAGTGTCGGGGACCCGGTGTGCTCGGACGGCAACGACGTTCCGGCCCACAGCAACTACAGCCAGGTCGGGATGACGAGCCAGGCGGCGTCCTTCGTCGCGGGCCTGCTCTGA
- the mycP gene encoding type VII secretion-associated serine protease mycosin — MVAVAVLVALHCAPTAFAVSPPPVDGSLLPPPAAAAPPEPTEQREPCTVLTRTAPKVRAHQLDGVDLPTLWRLTRGAGQRVAVIDTGVQPHPRLPAVVAGGDYVSTGDGRQDCDGHGTIVAGIIAAQPDESDSSGFAGIAPDATVIAVRQSSTMFGPTSQPSARGSGDVETLAKAVRTAADMGASVINISSVACAEGMLDDRVLGAALSYAVDVKDAVVVAAAGNVGGPGQCSAQNTGGQSSVISSPAWYDDYVLTVASVDVHDNASPFSLHGPWVDVAAHGEAVVSLDRSGPGVVDTMAGTSGPLPISGTSYAAPVVSGVVALVRARFPRLTARQVMSRITESAHKPSRGWDSAVGNGVVDPLAALSDQPVAAPTTPPAPVAVPDVSPTRRAEPRAVIGAGAVVCLIGIAAAASMWLRHRPTDHIAPR, encoded by the coding sequence ATGGTGGCCGTCGCCGTTCTGGTCGCTTTACACTGTGCACCAACAGCTTTCGCCGTCTCACCGCCGCCGGTCGATGGTTCGCTACTGCCGCCGCCGGCCGCAGCGGCGCCGCCGGAGCCGACCGAACAACGCGAACCGTGCACGGTGCTCACCAGGACCGCACCGAAGGTCCGAGCGCATCAGCTCGACGGTGTCGACCTGCCGACTCTGTGGCGGCTGACCCGGGGAGCCGGTCAGCGGGTGGCCGTGATCGACACCGGGGTGCAACCGCACCCACGGCTGCCCGCTGTGGTCGCCGGCGGCGACTACGTCTCCACCGGGGACGGGAGGCAGGACTGCGACGGTCACGGCACCATCGTCGCCGGAATCATTGCGGCCCAGCCCGACGAATCGGACAGCAGCGGATTCGCCGGTATCGCACCGGATGCCACGGTGATCGCCGTGCGTCAGTCGAGCACGATGTTCGGGCCGACGTCCCAACCGTCGGCCCGGGGATCCGGTGACGTCGAGACGCTGGCGAAGGCGGTACGCACCGCGGCGGACATGGGGGCGTCGGTGATCAACATCTCCTCGGTGGCCTGTGCCGAGGGGATGCTGGATGACCGGGTGCTCGGCGCGGCGCTGTCCTACGCGGTGGATGTCAAGGATGCGGTGGTGGTGGCCGCCGCCGGCAATGTCGGCGGCCCGGGGCAATGCTCGGCGCAGAACACCGGCGGACAGTCCTCCGTCATCTCCAGCCCGGCCTGGTACGACGACTATGTGCTGACCGTGGCCTCGGTGGACGTACACGACAACGCGTCGCCCTTCAGCCTTCACGGACCGTGGGTGGATGTCGCGGCGCATGGGGAAGCCGTTGTCTCCCTGGACCGCAGCGGTCCGGGCGTCGTCGACACCATGGCGGGAACATCGGGACCGCTGCCGATCTCGGGTACCAGCTATGCCGCCCCGGTGGTCAGCGGCGTGGTGGCCCTCGTGCGGGCCCGGTTCCCGCGGCTCACGGCACGACAAGTGATGAGCCGGATCACCGAGTCGGCCCACAAGCCCTCCCGGGGCTGGGATTCGGCGGTCGGCAATGGTGTCGTGGACCCCCTCGCGGCGCTGAGTGATCAGCCGGTAGCAGCACCGACGACACCGCCCGCACCGGTTGCCGTCCCGGATGTGAGCCCAACCCGCCGTGCCGAGCCGCGGGCCGTGATCGGGGCCGGTGCGGTGGTGTGCCTGATCGGTATCGCGGCAGCGGCGTCGATGTGGTTACGGCACCGTCCCACCGATCACATCGCGCCCCGCTAA
- the eccB gene encoding type VII secretion protein EccB encodes MRRQGSLRLQSSGDRFLWRRLEYALLGHPMPAGGDPVRAHRRALAAGCAVALGIGVLATAFPIPPGGPGQSPLVMSRQSGALFVRVGDRLRPVANLVSAQLILGTPATPRLVDDAALRTVARGPVLGIPGAPHSVGTMLSPAEQHWTVCDRADGSTAITVTAHIGPPTLQPGTAVVVSAAHGDGSVYLLYDGRRARIDVGNPATARALHLEGVRPRPVSATLLNVLPEAPAIGPPPIIGSPAEVAGVRVGGVLRTARADAEEFYVVVPQGIQRIGRLTADLIRFADPMAGTDIPFVPPDVIATATMVDSLDVGGYPDAAPRLLDPHDAGVCATWRQGTTRVATGAVEPDATAVPLAVADGDGPNLDAFSIAPGSGVDVEAATATAGRYVVTDAGVVFPVRDSTAAAAIGLGRQPTPIPWAILAALPAGPELSKQAALAGRDVIGGTVP; translated from the coding sequence ATGCGGCGCCAGGGATCGCTTCGATTGCAGTCCAGCGGCGATCGGTTCCTCTGGCGCCGGCTGGAATACGCGCTTCTGGGGCATCCGATGCCCGCCGGTGGCGATCCCGTGCGCGCCCATCGCCGTGCGCTGGCCGCCGGGTGTGCGGTGGCCCTGGGCATCGGGGTTCTGGCCACTGCATTCCCGATCCCGCCCGGCGGGCCGGGCCAGAGCCCGCTGGTCATGTCACGCCAATCCGGAGCGCTGTTCGTCCGGGTGGGTGATCGGCTGCGGCCGGTGGCCAATCTGGTGTCGGCCCAGCTCATCCTGGGGACACCGGCAACGCCGAGACTTGTCGACGACGCCGCACTGCGCACCGTTGCACGCGGGCCGGTTCTGGGCATTCCTGGAGCGCCCCATTCGGTGGGGACGATGCTCTCCCCGGCCGAGCAGCACTGGACGGTCTGCGACCGCGCCGACGGGAGCACCGCTATCACTGTCACCGCGCACATCGGGCCGCCCACACTCCAGCCCGGCACCGCCGTCGTGGTGTCAGCAGCACACGGCGACGGCTCGGTCTACCTCCTCTACGACGGCAGGCGGGCGCGGATCGACGTGGGCAACCCGGCCACCGCACGGGCGTTGCACCTCGAGGGGGTGCGGCCCCGGCCGGTGTCGGCGACGCTGCTCAACGTCCTCCCGGAAGCGCCGGCCATCGGTCCGCCGCCGATCATCGGATCGCCCGCCGAGGTCGCCGGGGTCCGGGTCGGTGGTGTGCTGCGCACCGCCCGGGCCGATGCTGAGGAGTTCTATGTCGTTGTGCCGCAGGGTATCCAGCGCATCGGACGGCTGACTGCGGACCTGATCCGATTCGCCGACCCGATGGCCGGTACGGACATTCCGTTTGTGCCGCCGGACGTGATCGCCACCGCGACCATGGTCGACTCCCTGGACGTGGGCGGCTATCCCGACGCCGCACCGCGACTGCTGGATCCGCACGACGCGGGGGTGTGCGCGACATGGCGCCAGGGAACAACCCGGGTCGCCACCGGCGCGGTCGAACCGGACGCCACCGCGGTGCCGTTGGCCGTCGCCGATGGGGACGGGCCCAATCTCGACGCGTTCAGCATTGCCCCCGGTTCGGGAGTCGACGTCGAGGCAGCCACCGCGACCGCGGGCCGCTACGTCGTCACCGACGCGGGAGTGGTCTTTCCGGTACGGGATTCGACCGCGGCGGCCGCGATCGGACTTGGTCGGCAGCCCACGCCAATCCCGTGGGCCATCCTCGCCGCGCTGCCCGCCGGACCCGAACTCAGCAAGCAGGCCGCGTTAGCGGGGCGCGATGTGATCGGTGGGACGGTGCCGTAA